From a region of the Triticum aestivum cultivar Chinese Spring chromosome 7D, IWGSC CS RefSeq v2.1, whole genome shotgun sequence genome:
- the LOC123169550 gene encoding probable polyol transporter 6, translated as MGEEEEQRNNGGDGGGRKGGTNKYAVACSIIGSIISILMGYDSGVMSGAMLFIKEDLKTNDTQLQVLAGILNVCALVGSLTAGRVSDWVGRRLTISLAACIFLAGSVLMGLAPNYATLLVGRCVAGVGVGYALMIAPVYAVEIASAEIRGSLTSLPEICISFGILIGYVANYFLAKLPLVYGWRTMLGLGALPSAALAVGVLAMPESPRWLVMQGRAEEALVVLRKVCNTAEEADVRLADIKSAAGFIEGDAAPVPRGGGEGVMKEMFLHPTPAVRRILVAALGVHFFQHLTGIEAVVLYSPRIFKAAGIATRNQILAATIGVGVTKTVFIMVAILLVDRVGRRPLYLSSLAGIIASMACLGLGLTVIERSAPRHGAPWAVALAIAAVFTFVAAFSIGVGPITWAYSSEVYPLRLRAQGASVGVAINRIMNAGVSMTFVTLYKAITIGGAFFLFAGLAVVAAAFFYFFCPETQGRALEEIEEVFSRGWRARQRQQAPSPSSVELPPVPDSKARP; from the exons atgggggaggaggaggagcagaggaacaatggcggcgacgggggcgggagGAAGGGCGGGACCAACAAGTACGCGGTGGCCTGCTCCATCATCGGCTCCATCATCTCCATCCTCATGGGCTACG ACAGCGGCGTGATGAGCGGCGCGATGCTGTTCATCAAGGAGGACCTCAAGACCAACGACACGCAGCTGCAGGTGCTCGCCGGCATCCTCAACGTCTGCGCGCTCGTGGGATCCCTCACCGCCGGCCGCGTCTCCGACTGGGTCGGTCGCCGCCTCACCATCTCGCTCGCCGCATGCATCTTCCTCGCGGGCTCCGTCCTCATGGGCCTCGCGCCCAACTACGCCACGCTCCTAGTCGGCCGCTGCGtcgccggcgtcggcgtcgggtACGCTCTCATGATCGCGCCCGTCTACGCCGTCGAGATCGCGTCGGCGGAGATCCGCGGCTCGCTCACCTCGCTCCCCGAGATCTGCATCAGCTTCGGCATCCTCATCGGCTACGTGGCCAACTACTTCCTCGCCAAGCTGCCGCTGGTCTACGGCTGGCGCACCATGCTGGGGCTCGGCGCGCTCCCCAGTGCCGCGCTCGCCGTCGGCGTCCTGGCCATGCCGGAGTCGCCCCGGTGGCTCGTCATGCAGGGCCGGGCCGAGGAGGCGCTCGTTGTTCTCCGGAAAGTCTGCAACACGGCGGAGGAGGCCGACGTGCGGCTCGCGGACATCAAGAGCGCCGCGGGGTTCATCGAGGGCGACGCCGCGCCCGTGcctcgcggcggcggcgagggcgtgaTGAAGGAGATGTTCCTGCACCCGACGCCGGCCGTCCGTCGCATCCTCGTGGCCGCCCTAGGCGTCCACTTCTTCCAGCATCTGACGGGCATCGAGGCGGTGGTGCTGTACAGCCCGCGGATCTTCAAGGCGGCCGGCATCGCCACCCGGAACCAGATCCTGGCGGCGACCATCGGCGTGGGCGTGACCAAGACGGTGTTCATCATGGTGGCGATCCTGCTCGTGGACCGCGTCGGCCGGCGGCCGCTCTACCTCTCCAGCCTCGCCGGCATCATCGCGTCGATGGCCTGCCTGGGCCTGGGCCTCACCGTGATCGAGCGGTCGGCGCCACGCCACGGCGCGCCGTGGGCGGTGGCGCTGGCCATCGCCGCGGTGTTCACCTTCGTGGCGGCCTTCTCCATCGGCGTGGGGCCCATCACGTGGGCCTACAGCTCGGAGGTGTACCCGCTCCGGCTGCGCGCGCAGGGCGCCAGCGTCGGCGTGGCCATCAACCGCATAATGAACGCCGGCGTGTCCATGACCTTCGTCACCCTGTACAAGGCGATCACCATCGGCGGCGCCTTCTTCCTCTTCGCGGGCCTGGCGGTGGTGGCCGCcgccttcttctacttcttctgcCCGGAGACGCAGGGCAGGGCGCTGGAGGAGATCGAGGAGGTGTTCAGCCGCGGGTGGCGCGCGCGGCAGAGGCAGCaggcgccgtcgccgtcgtcggtggAGCTGCCGCCGGTGCCCGACAGCAAGGCGCGGCCGTGA